Proteins encoded within one genomic window of Labrys wisconsinensis:
- a CDS encoding glycosyltransferase family 4 protein, with amino-acid sequence MKHHTSPVRTITCVHQGYELYGSDRVFVQSVRSLREHFPAARIQVLLPARGTLAAEIERLGAKVEVHDLWILRRKGILKRATIGLPALVKAIARARRQISESDLTYVSTCVIVDFLCAARLSRRPMLVHVHELPQGMVLRVLRMLLAWSSARVLFISKATQAAFALGPGQGLGFVWNSCPSPASPTPPGYDGTRPLRILMIGRINRWKGQPLLIQAIADIVRQGRRVEVRIAGGTFRSPELRAALLKTIDDHDLAGTVLVEDFRADPSPLYRWSDVVAVPSLAPEPFGLVAIEAMAHARPVIAAAHGGLVEIVEPGRTGWLFAPRERSALAAAILEAVDTPHLVRERGHAACQSHAARFTEERYAGRFKAFVDEALGATHGAAGVVPEPAASSPPR; translated from the coding sequence ATGAAGCATCACACCAGCCCCGTCCGGACCATCACCTGCGTGCACCAGGGCTACGAGCTCTACGGGTCCGACCGGGTGTTCGTGCAAAGCGTCAGGAGCCTGCGGGAGCACTTCCCGGCGGCGAGGATCCAGGTGTTGCTGCCGGCCCGGGGGACCCTCGCCGCCGAGATCGAGCGTCTGGGCGCCAAGGTCGAGGTCCACGACCTCTGGATCCTGAGGCGGAAGGGCATCCTGAAGCGGGCCACCATCGGGCTGCCCGCCCTGGTCAAGGCGATCGCGCGAGCCCGGCGGCAGATCTCGGAGAGCGATCTCACCTATGTCAGCACCTGCGTCATCGTGGATTTCCTCTGCGCGGCCCGCCTGAGCCGCAGGCCGATGCTCGTCCACGTGCACGAGCTGCCCCAGGGCATGGTGCTGCGGGTGCTGCGCATGCTGCTGGCCTGGTCCAGCGCCCGCGTCCTGTTCATCTCGAAGGCGACGCAGGCGGCGTTCGCGCTCGGTCCCGGCCAGGGTCTCGGCTTCGTCTGGAATTCCTGCCCGTCGCCGGCCTCCCCGACGCCGCCCGGCTATGACGGCACGCGTCCGCTCCGCATCCTGATGATCGGCCGGATCAACCGCTGGAAGGGGCAGCCGCTGCTCATCCAGGCGATCGCCGACATCGTCCGGCAGGGCCGGCGGGTGGAGGTGCGGATCGCGGGCGGCACGTTCCGCAGCCCGGAGCTGCGCGCCGCGCTGCTGAAGACGATCGACGACCACGACCTTGCCGGCACGGTGCTCGTCGAGGACTTCCGGGCAGACCCTTCGCCGCTCTATCGCTGGAGCGACGTGGTCGCCGTGCCCTCCCTCGCCCCCGAGCCGTTCGGGCTGGTGGCGATCGAGGCGATGGCGCATGCCCGCCCGGTGATCGCCGCGGCCCATGGTGGGCTCGTCGAGATCGTCGAGCCCGGCAGGACCGGCTGGCTGTTCGCGCCGCGCGAACGGAGCGCCCTCGCCGCCGCGATCCTGGAGGCCGTCGATACGCCCCACCTGGTGCGGGAGCGCGGCCACGCCGCCTGCCAGAGCCACGCGGCACGTTTCACCGAGGAGCGCTATGCCGGCCGGTTCAAGGCCTTCGTCGACGAAGCCCTGGGCGCGACGCACGGCGCGGCCGGTGTCGTGCCCGAGCCAGCGGCCTCCAGCCCGCCGCGCTGA
- a CDS encoding ABC transporter ATP-binding protein: MNAPLLVLDKVEKQYDGFAAVKSIDLVVESGEFVAIMGPSGCGKTTTLRMIAGLEVPTGGEIRLRGKVLNHVDPWERQTPLVWQSLALFPFLNVRQNVEFGLKMRGIDATTRRAKADGWLERLGLEPFATRAVTQLSGGQRQRVALARSLVLEPELLLLDEPLSALDAHLVVKMQAELIQLQKQLGITFCYVTHSQSEAFAMADRVVIMNGGTIQQVGAPRQIFRKPANRFVAEFIGTNNIINGVARTEGGDIVVESGFGTLEPPSHGAPMPGRKVELVIGADFLALSRERPALPNVVPVRVIGEQFVGSVVVVHLEAGDERSLRAQLPLHLFEQLAPAHGEALFAGWQPENAYLLEQ; encoded by the coding sequence ATGAACGCCCCTCTGCTCGTTCTCGACAAGGTCGAAAAGCAGTATGACGGCTTCGCCGCCGTGAAATCGATCGACCTCGTCGTCGAATCCGGCGAGTTCGTCGCGATCATGGGGCCGAGCGGCTGCGGCAAGACCACGACGCTGAGGATGATCGCGGGCCTCGAGGTGCCGACGGGCGGCGAGATCCGCCTGCGCGGCAAGGTGTTGAACCATGTCGACCCGTGGGAGAGGCAGACGCCGCTGGTGTGGCAGAGCCTCGCGCTCTTTCCGTTCCTCAACGTCCGCCAGAACGTCGAGTTCGGGCTCAAGATGCGCGGAATCGACGCCACCACCCGTCGCGCGAAGGCCGACGGCTGGCTGGAGCGCCTGGGCCTCGAGCCCTTCGCGACGCGCGCGGTGACGCAGCTCTCCGGCGGCCAGCGTCAGCGCGTGGCGCTGGCCCGCTCGCTGGTTCTGGAGCCCGAGCTGCTGCTGCTCGACGAGCCGCTGAGCGCGCTCGACGCCCATCTGGTGGTGAAGATGCAGGCCGAGCTGATCCAGTTGCAGAAGCAGCTGGGCATCACCTTCTGCTATGTCACCCACAGCCAGTCGGAAGCTTTCGCCATGGCCGATCGCGTGGTGATCATGAACGGCGGGACGATCCAGCAAGTGGGTGCTCCGCGCCAGATCTTCCGCAAGCCGGCGAACCGCTTCGTGGCCGAATTCATCGGCACGAACAACATCATCAACGGCGTGGCCCGCACGGAGGGAGGCGATATCGTCGTCGAGTCCGGGTTCGGCACGCTGGAGCCTCCGAGCCATGGCGCGCCGATGCCCGGGCGCAAGGTCGAGCTGGTGATCGGCGCCGACTTCCTCGCCCTGTCGCGTGAGCGACCGGCCCTGCCGAACGTCGTTCCCGTCCGGGTGATCGGCGAGCAGTTCGTCGGGTCGGTCGTGGTCGTTCATCTCGAAGCGGGCGACGAGCGAAGCCTGCGAGCCCAGCTGCCGCTGCACCTGTTCGAGCAGCTGGCGCCCGCGCACGGCGAGGCGCTGTTCGCCGGCTGGCAGCCGGAGAACGCCTATCTCCTTGAGCAATGA
- a CDS encoding thiol-disulfide oxidoreductase DCC family protein, translating into MSDWRPRPATDLPDGLILFDGVCVLCAGWVKFLIPRDPGGRHRFVAVQTEAGRALAARFGIDVEAPQTNVVIRDGRAWFKGDSALQVWRDLPGWRWTAVFRLLPRALRNCLYDLVARNRYRLFGRTESCLMPTPDIRRRFLTEPGELA; encoded by the coding sequence ATGAGCGATTGGCGTCCGCGGCCTGCGACCGACCTGCCCGACGGTCTGATCCTGTTCGACGGCGTCTGCGTCCTGTGCGCGGGCTGGGTGAAGTTCCTCATCCCGCGCGATCCCGGTGGACGCCACCGCTTCGTCGCCGTCCAGACCGAGGCCGGGCGGGCGCTCGCCGCCCGCTTCGGCATCGACGTCGAGGCGCCCCAGACCAATGTGGTGATCCGAGACGGCAGGGCCTGGTTCAAGGGCGATTCCGCCCTGCAGGTCTGGCGTGATCTGCCGGGATGGCGCTGGACCGCCGTCTTCCGCCTGCTGCCGCGAGCGCTGCGCAACTGCCTCTACGACCTCGTCGCCCGCAACCGCTATCGCCTGTTCGGCCGCACCGAGTCCTGCCTGATGCCGACGCCGGACATCCGGCGCCGCTTTCTGACCGAGCCCGGCGAGCTCGCATGA
- a CDS encoding creatininase has product MTSFRMAEMTWPDYHEALAQDPVILVPVGATEQHGPHLPLSVDVILPTAVCEGVAARGGYLVAPPLAYGYKSMPRSGGGQHFPGTTSLDAASLVAQVKDLTREFVRHGARGIAFIVGHTENLWHVSEGCDLAYRENARLAEGLRILNVGYWQFLPAETASAIFGTTQIDWDMEHAGIMETSMMLHLRPDLVHMERLVEHAPSRVPGYELWPYDIDAVPSDGVLNTAGAATAEKGKQFLDAYVRSLAAALGDAFK; this is encoded by the coding sequence GTGACCAGTTTCCGCATGGCCGAGATGACATGGCCCGACTATCACGAGGCGCTCGCGCAAGACCCGGTCATCCTGGTCCCCGTGGGGGCCACCGAGCAGCACGGCCCGCATCTGCCGCTCTCCGTCGACGTCATCTTGCCGACGGCGGTGTGCGAAGGCGTCGCTGCGCGGGGCGGCTATCTCGTCGCCCCGCCCCTGGCCTATGGATACAAGTCCATGCCCCGCTCCGGCGGCGGCCAGCATTTCCCCGGCACGACGAGCCTCGACGCGGCGAGCCTGGTCGCTCAGGTCAAGGACCTCACGCGTGAATTCGTCCGGCACGGCGCGCGCGGGATCGCGTTCATCGTCGGCCATACGGAGAACCTCTGGCACGTGAGCGAGGGCTGCGATCTCGCCTACCGCGAGAATGCGCGCCTCGCCGAGGGGCTGCGCATCCTGAACGTGGGCTATTGGCAGTTCCTGCCGGCCGAGACCGCGAGCGCCATCTTCGGCACGACGCAGATCGATTGGGACATGGAGCATGCGGGCATCATGGAAACGTCGATGATGCTGCATCTGCGCCCCGATCTCGTGCACATGGAGCGCCTGGTCGAGCACGCGCCTTCGCGCGTGCCGGGCTACGAGCTCTGGCCCTACGACATCGATGCCGTGCCGTCCGACGGCGTGCTCAACACGGCGGGCGCAGCGACTGCCGAGAAGGGCAAGCAGTTCCTCGACGCCTATGTCCGCAGCCTCGCGGCGGCCTTGGGGGACGCGTTCAAATAG
- a CDS encoding LLM class flavin-dependent oxidoreductase, with translation MSLKTLWYLNLADGDYPWIENGLYPPDFARYRRLAQTIDEGGFHGALVATWPNDPFVSASFAASHTRRMRFLVAVYARMTPAKLLAQQALTFDAFSGGRLLLNLINGRDTIMETYGVSTSHDDRYALGEAYWREFHRHYRAGNPTNFPNTPLTIEPTQPDGIALWGAGDSPAGLAHAGGIVDVYLTMLRCLERIRGQFDAARAAAATKGRRFADLGALASAIVRPTRREAEAHFRALFERTGVEAMVARLDAAVRRRTKGEHGLASFQAPDARRQGWIRALLAGRLPHPEELRLERHLYAGITAWSPLDIFDTGSSAVYFVGDPEDIAGNVQAYHDEAGLSALILSGWPLTEEARTVSQLLLPRLAEIG, from the coding sequence ATGAGCCTGAAGACGCTTTGGTATCTCAACCTTGCCGATGGCGACTATCCCTGGATCGAGAACGGTCTCTATCCCCCGGACTTCGCGCGCTACCGGCGCCTGGCGCAGACGATCGACGAAGGCGGCTTCCACGGCGCGCTGGTCGCAACCTGGCCGAACGACCCCTTCGTCTCCGCCTCGTTCGCGGCGAGCCACACGCGGCGGATGCGTTTCCTGGTCGCGGTCTATGCCCGGATGACGCCGGCCAAGCTCCTGGCCCAGCAGGCCCTGACCTTCGACGCCTTCTCCGGCGGCCGCCTGCTCCTCAATCTGATCAACGGGCGCGACACTATCATGGAGACCTATGGGGTCTCGACCTCGCACGACGACCGCTATGCCCTGGGCGAGGCCTATTGGCGCGAGTTCCACCGCCATTACCGCGCCGGCAACCCGACCAACTTCCCGAACACGCCGCTCACGATCGAGCCGACCCAGCCGGACGGCATCGCCCTGTGGGGCGCCGGCGACAGCCCCGCCGGCCTCGCCCATGCCGGCGGAATCGTCGACGTCTACCTCACCATGCTGCGGTGCCTGGAGCGGATCCGCGGCCAGTTCGACGCCGCCCGCGCCGCAGCCGCGACGAAGGGCCGCCGCTTCGCCGATCTCGGCGCCCTGGCCAGCGCCATCGTCCGGCCGACCCGCCGCGAGGCCGAGGCGCATTTCCGCGCCCTGTTCGAGCGCACCGGCGTCGAGGCCATGGTCGCCAGGCTCGACGCCGCCGTCCGCCGCCGCACCAAGGGCGAGCACGGCCTGGCCAGCTTCCAGGCCCCCGACGCGCGGCGCCAGGGCTGGATCCGCGCCCTGCTCGCCGGGCGGCTGCCGCATCCCGAGGAGCTGCGGCTGGAGCGCCACCTCTATGCCGGCATCACCGCCTGGTCGCCGCTCGACATCTTCGACACCGGCTCCTCCGCGGTCTATTTCGTCGGCGATCCCGAGGACATCGCCGGCAACGTCCAGGCCTATCACGACGAGGCCGGCCTCTCCGCCCTGATCCTGTCCGGCTGGCCGCTGACCGAGGAGGCGAGGACCGTGTCGCAGCTTCTCCTGCCGCGCCTCGCCGAGATCGGCTGA
- a CDS encoding DUF1501 domain-containing protein gives MALLCEIPSPSRRTVLLSGGALFAWAYLPRIARAADGRDPRLIVIVLRGALDGLTTVGPVGDPDYAGLHGDIALSLTGAHPALPLDGFFALNPAMPAFARLFKAGQAAVVHAAATGYRDRSHFDGQDVLESGFPGPGHTETGWLNRALAALPAGERVARHGGLAVGPSTPLVMRGAAPVIGWAPQALPAPDDDLATRLLDLYDHRDPVLATSLRRGLDADRLASNEGMVAGGMKPRGGPDAMRQAAQGAARLMAGDDGPRVAALAFDGWDTHANEGGATGHLATLLAGLDGAFADLQSGLGPRWKDTAVVAITEFGRTAHINGTVGTDHGTGTVVLLAGGAIKGGRVIADWPGLKPAQLYQGRDLAPTADVRAVLKGLLADQFGLTPAVLGDKVFPDSAAVKPMAGLVV, from the coding sequence ATGGCCCTGCTGTGCGAAATCCCTTCCCCGTCCCGCCGCACCGTTTTGCTGAGCGGCGGCGCCCTGTTCGCCTGGGCCTATCTGCCGCGCATCGCCCGCGCCGCCGACGGCCGCGATCCGCGCCTGATCGTCATCGTGCTGCGCGGCGCCCTCGACGGCCTCACCACGGTCGGCCCGGTCGGCGATCCCGACTATGCCGGGCTGCACGGCGACATCGCCCTGTCGCTGACCGGTGCGCACCCGGCCCTGCCGCTCGACGGCTTCTTCGCCCTCAACCCGGCGATGCCGGCCTTCGCCCGCCTGTTCAAGGCCGGACAGGCCGCCGTGGTGCATGCCGCGGCCACCGGCTACCGCGACCGCTCGCATTTCGACGGCCAGGACGTGCTGGAAAGCGGCTTTCCCGGCCCGGGCCATACCGAGACGGGATGGCTGAACCGCGCCCTCGCCGCCCTGCCCGCCGGCGAGCGCGTCGCCCGGCACGGAGGCCTGGCCGTCGGTCCCTCGACGCCGCTGGTCATGCGCGGGGCGGCGCCGGTGATCGGCTGGGCGCCGCAGGCCCTGCCCGCGCCGGACGACGACCTCGCGACACGGCTGCTCGATCTCTACGACCATCGCGACCCGGTTCTGGCGACGTCGCTGCGCCGCGGGCTCGACGCCGACCGGCTGGCCTCGAACGAGGGCATGGTCGCCGGCGGCATGAAGCCGCGCGGCGGCCCGGATGCCATGCGCCAGGCCGCCCAGGGCGCGGCGCGGCTGATGGCCGGCGACGACGGCCCGCGCGTCGCGGCGCTGGCCTTCGACGGCTGGGACACCCATGCCAACGAAGGCGGCGCCACCGGCCATCTCGCCACCCTGCTCGCCGGGCTGGACGGCGCCTTCGCGGACCTGCAGAGCGGCCTCGGCCCGCGCTGGAAGGACACGGCCGTCGTGGCGATCACCGAGTTCGGGCGCACGGCGCACATCAACGGCACGGTCGGCACCGACCACGGCACCGGCACGGTCGTGCTGCTGGCCGGCGGCGCGATCAAGGGCGGGCGCGTCATCGCCGACTGGCCGGGCCTCAAGCCGGCGCAGCTCTACCAGGGCCGCGACCTCGCGCCGACCGCCGACGTCCGGGCGGTGCTGAAGGGCCTGCTCGCCGACCAGTTCGGCCTCACGCCGGCCGTGCTCGGCGACAAGGTGTTCCCGGATTCGGCGGCGGTGAAGCCGATGGCGGGCCTGGTGGTCTGA
- a CDS encoding DUF1800 domain-containing protein gives MTTSDPNPVLVAFQRFGLGARPGDYGKAAGDPRGFLKAELRQGDIALISRDNAAFDLPSSSAALQASMDAGFERQREKAAQAALAQPAMAALPGAPPQAGAKPGPMPAAAMPPAGAAPAAPPEPPVETRLFRAEAKARFDKALAVEAGFVERLVYFWSNHFCISVAKESPVRAVAGAFEREAIRPFVLGRFADMLMAVEHHPAMLLYLDNQQSVGPDSRAGQNRRRGLNENLAREILELHTLGVDGGYGQADVTSFARILTGWSMAGRDGRLGEPGTFVFNASAHEPGEEVVLGKAYAIGGMGQAETVLNDIARHPATAHHIATKLARHFIADTPPPAAVARLAQVFTDKDGDLRALAVALVDTPEAWSAPFTKMRTPVEYAMAVRRTVGPGAGSDPNQTLGWLAALGEPLWQPPGPNGFSDVAAAQASPEGMKTRFDIAWQAARQAKAIANPVAVLDAVIGSSASPETRRTVERAASEQQGLALLMMAPEFQRR, from the coding sequence ATGACCACATCCGATCCCAATCCCGTGCTGGTGGCATTCCAGCGTTTCGGCCTGGGCGCCAGGCCCGGCGACTACGGCAAGGCCGCGGGCGACCCCCGCGGCTTCCTCAAGGCCGAGCTTCGACAGGGCGACATCGCGTTGATCTCTCGCGACAACGCGGCCTTCGACCTGCCGAGCTCCTCGGCGGCCCTGCAGGCCAGCATGGATGCCGGCTTCGAACGTCAGCGCGAGAAGGCCGCGCAGGCGGCCCTGGCGCAGCCGGCGATGGCCGCCCTCCCCGGTGCGCCGCCGCAAGCCGGCGCGAAGCCAGGACCGATGCCGGCGGCCGCCATGCCGCCTGCCGGGGCAGCGCCCGCCGCGCCGCCCGAGCCGCCGGTCGAGACCCGGCTGTTCCGGGCGGAGGCCAAGGCGCGGTTCGACAAGGCGCTCGCGGTCGAGGCGGGCTTCGTGGAGCGCCTCGTCTATTTCTGGTCGAACCATTTCTGCATCTCCGTCGCCAAGGAGAGCCCGGTCCGGGCCGTGGCCGGCGCCTTCGAGCGCGAGGCGATCCGGCCCTTCGTGCTCGGGCGCTTCGCCGACATGCTGATGGCGGTCGAGCACCACCCGGCGATGCTGCTCTATCTCGACAACCAGCAGTCGGTCGGCCCGGATTCGCGCGCCGGCCAGAACCGCAGGCGCGGCCTGAACGAGAACCTGGCTCGGGAGATCCTGGAGCTGCACACGCTCGGCGTCGACGGCGGCTACGGCCAGGCCGACGTGACGAGCTTCGCGCGGATCCTGACGGGGTGGAGCATGGCGGGCCGCGACGGCAGGCTCGGCGAGCCCGGGACCTTCGTGTTCAACGCCAGCGCCCACGAACCGGGCGAGGAGGTGGTGCTCGGCAAGGCCTACGCCATCGGCGGCATGGGCCAGGCCGAAACGGTGCTGAACGACATTGCCCGCCACCCCGCCACCGCGCATCACATCGCGACCAAGCTGGCGCGCCATTTCATCGCCGACACCCCGCCGCCCGCGGCGGTGGCGCGCCTGGCGCAGGTGTTCACCGACAAGGACGGCGACCTCCGGGCGCTGGCCGTCGCGCTGGTCGACACGCCCGAGGCCTGGAGCGCGCCGTTCACCAAGATGCGCACGCCGGTCGAATATGCCATGGCGGTGCGGCGGACGGTCGGCCCGGGCGCGGGCAGCGACCCCAACCAGACGCTCGGCTGGCTGGCCGCGCTCGGCGAGCCGCTGTGGCAGCCGCCGGGCCCGAACGGCTTCTCCGACGTCGCGGCGGCCCAGGCCTCGCCGGAAGGCATGAAGACGCGCTTCGACATCGCCTGGCAGGCGGCCCGGCAAGCCAAGGCGATCGCCAATCCCGTTGCCGTGCTCGACGCCGTCATCGGGTCTTCGGCCTCGCCCGAGACGCGCCGGACGGTCGAGCGGGCGGCTTCCGAGCAGCAGGGGCTGGCTCTCCTGATGATGGCCCCGGAATTCCAGCGGAGATAG
- a CDS encoding threonine ammonia-lyase yields the protein MNRSRSDVDLQLPPDVTLADVEAAAARIAGAVAATPFLLSQTLSRKLGAEVWLKFENLQFTASFKERGALNKLLSLTPEERDRGVIAASAGNHAQGVAYHAGRSGIAATIVMPTTTPNLKVERVREHGARVVLHGAGFGEAAVEMSRLAQAEGLTVVHPFDDPAVIAGQGTATLEMLHAQPALDTLALPIGGGGLIAGAVVVARALRPAMRIVGVQSEIFPGMARACGSFDGEPAVGSSVAEGIAVTDPGAITRRIVRAGVDAIAVVGEDAIEEAIALLLGIEKTLCEGAGGAGIAAMLARPELFAARRVGVVLSGGNIDTRVLVAVLQRHLTRTGRMVRIRAELPDHPGALARLTAAVAAEGANIYELRHERLAATSRAKESSVSLDVELRDPADLPALMGRLTAENFRVRRDEF from the coding sequence ATGAACCGGTCGAGGAGCGACGTGGACCTGCAACTGCCCCCGGACGTGACCCTGGCCGATGTCGAGGCCGCCGCCGCGCGCATCGCCGGCGCCGTGGCGGCGACGCCCTTCCTCCTCTCGCAGACCCTGTCGCGCAAGCTCGGCGCCGAAGTCTGGCTGAAGTTCGAGAACCTGCAGTTCACCGCATCGTTCAAGGAGCGCGGCGCGCTCAACAAGCTGCTTTCGCTGACGCCGGAGGAGAGGGATCGCGGCGTCATCGCCGCCTCGGCCGGCAATCACGCCCAGGGCGTGGCCTATCACGCCGGGCGCAGCGGCATCGCCGCCACCATCGTGATGCCGACCACGACGCCGAACCTCAAGGTCGAGCGGGTGCGCGAGCACGGAGCCCGGGTGGTGCTGCACGGCGCCGGCTTCGGCGAGGCCGCCGTCGAGATGAGCCGGCTGGCACAGGCCGAAGGACTGACCGTCGTCCACCCCTTCGACGACCCCGCCGTCATTGCCGGCCAGGGCACGGCGACACTGGAGATGCTGCACGCCCAGCCCGCGCTCGACACGCTCGCCCTGCCCATCGGCGGCGGCGGCCTCATCGCCGGCGCCGTCGTCGTCGCCCGGGCGCTGCGGCCCGCCATGCGAATCGTCGGCGTGCAATCGGAGATCTTTCCCGGCATGGCCCGCGCCTGCGGCAGCTTCGACGGCGAGCCGGCGGTGGGCTCCTCGGTCGCCGAGGGCATCGCCGTCACCGATCCCGGCGCGATCACCCGGCGCATCGTCCGTGCCGGCGTCGATGCCATCGCCGTGGTCGGCGAGGACGCCATCGAGGAGGCGATCGCCCTGCTGCTCGGCATCGAGAAGACGCTGTGCGAGGGCGCCGGCGGCGCCGGCATCGCCGCCATGCTGGCGCGGCCCGAGCTGTTCGCCGCCCGGCGGGTCGGCGTCGTGCTTTCCGGCGGCAACATCGACACGCGCGTGCTGGTCGCCGTGCTGCAGCGCCACCTCACCCGCACCGGCCGCATGGTGCGCATCCGCGCCGAGCTGCCCGACCATCCCGGCGCCCTCGCCCGGCTTACGGCCGCCGTCGCCGCCGAGGGCGCCAACATCTACGAGCTGCGCCACGAGCGCCTCGCCGCCACAAGCCGCGCCAAGGAGAGCTCGGTGTCTCTCGATGTCGAGCTGCGCGATCCCGCCGACCTGCCGGCGCTGATGGGCCGGCTCACGGCCGAGAATTTCCGGGTCCGGCGCGACGAATTCTGA
- the thiM gene encoding hydroxyethylthiazole kinase, with amino-acid sequence MSFAPALDAVVAAHAALRARRPLVQALTNTVSTNFMANVLLSAGASPAMVDNPEEAALFAGIADGVLINLGTPTAAQVEAMRLAAAAAEKAGKPWVLDPIAAGGLPWRGGVAAELLQFRPAAVRGNASEIIGLAGLGGGARGVDSSADPAAAVPAARDLLAHAAAVSASGPVDHVVGRVGSRTVLVRIGGGSALLPRVTATGCSLGALTAAYAAVAPDPLTGLVAAHVHFAVAAELAEAVAPRPGSFAAAFLDALDAVDEAVLRERAKIEPAVELA; translated from the coding sequence ATGAGTTTCGCACCCGCCCTCGACGCCGTGGTCGCCGCCCATGCGGCGCTGCGGGCGCGCCGCCCCCTGGTGCAGGCGCTGACCAACACGGTATCGACCAATTTCATGGCGAATGTGCTGCTGTCGGCCGGCGCCTCGCCCGCCATGGTCGACAACCCGGAGGAGGCGGCGCTGTTCGCCGGCATCGCCGACGGCGTGCTCATCAATCTCGGCACGCCCACGGCGGCCCAGGTCGAGGCGATGCGGCTGGCGGCTGCGGCCGCTGAGAAGGCCGGCAAGCCCTGGGTGCTCGATCCGATCGCCGCCGGCGGATTGCCCTGGCGCGGCGGCGTCGCGGCGGAGCTCCTGCAGTTCCGGCCGGCCGCGGTGCGCGGCAACGCCTCGGAGATCATCGGCCTTGCCGGGCTCGGCGGCGGAGCGCGCGGCGTCGACAGCTCGGCCGATCCCGCGGCCGCCGTGCCGGCGGCGCGCGACCTCCTCGCCCATGCCGCCGCCGTATCGGCGTCGGGTCCGGTCGATCATGTGGTCGGGCGGGTCGGCAGCCGCACCGTGCTGGTGCGGATCGGCGGCGGCAGCGCCCTGTTGCCGCGGGTCACCGCCACCGGCTGCTCGCTCGGGGCTCTGACCGCCGCCTATGCCGCCGTGGCGCCGGATCCGCTCACCGGCCTGGTGGCGGCGCATGTGCATTTCGCCGTCGCCGCCGAGCTCGCGGAAGCCGTGGCGCCGCGGCCGGGCAGCTTCGCGGCGGCCTTCCTCGATGCGCTCGATGCGGTCGACGAGGCCGTGCTGAGGGAGCGGGCGAAGATCGAGCCGGCCGTCGAGCTCGCCTGA
- a CDS encoding sulfurtransferase yields the protein MRTSGTTAGADRTTPTSRTGWDGRPLVSADWLSRHLADADLTALDASVAKATGADGARAWRSGLAAFETTGHIPGARFADLIDDFSSPAARFAFTRPTASRFAAAASALGLTDDRRLVIYDDSTGIWAARLWWLFRAFGHDAVAVLDGGLGAWTAGGGRLETGRPAETPTAFTARERPGFFVETADVLAIVEGRAPGTLACVLRRPVFTGAECSYSRPGHIPGSLSLPHGELLSPDGRFRPPAELRRRLAPLLAGERPIVAYCGGGVTAAGTALALALAGADGVTIYDGSLAEWSANPALPMATGS from the coding sequence ATGCGCACAAGCGGAACGACGGCCGGCGCGGATCGGACGACGCCGACGAGCCGGACCGGGTGGGACGGGCGGCCGCTGGTCTCTGCCGACTGGCTTTCCCGCCATCTCGCCGATGCCGATCTCACGGCGCTCGATGCCAGCGTCGCCAAGGCGACCGGGGCCGACGGCGCCCGCGCCTGGCGCAGCGGGCTCGCCGCGTTCGAGACCACCGGCCACATCCCCGGCGCGCGCTTTGCCGACCTCATCGACGACTTCTCCAGCCCTGCCGCCCGCTTCGCCTTCACCCGGCCGACGGCGTCGCGCTTCGCCGCGGCGGCCAGCGCCCTCGGCCTGACCGACGACCGCCGCCTGGTGATCTATGACGACAGCACCGGCATCTGGGCGGCGCGGCTGTGGTGGCTGTTCCGCGCCTTCGGTCACGACGCCGTCGCGGTGCTGGACGGCGGGCTCGGCGCCTGGACGGCCGGCGGCGGCCGGCTCGAAACCGGCCGGCCGGCAGAGACGCCCACCGCCTTCACGGCGCGGGAGCGCCCGGGCTTCTTCGTCGAGACCGCCGATGTGCTCGCCATTGTCGAGGGACGCGCGCCGGGCACGCTCGCCTGCGTGCTGCGCCGCCCGGTCTTCACCGGCGCCGAATGCTCCTACAGCCGGCCGGGCCATATCCCCGGCAGCCTCAGCCTGCCCCATGGCGAGCTGCTGAGCCCCGACGGCCGCTTCCGGCCTCCGGCCGAGCTGCGCCGTCGCCTTGCGCCGCTGCTCGCCGGCGAGCGGCCGATCGTCGCCTATTGCGGCGGCGGCGTCACCGCCGCCGGCACGGCGCTGGCCCTGGCGCTCGCCGGCGCCGATGGCGTCACAATCTATGACGGCTCCCTCGCGGAATGGTCGGCCAACCCGGCGCTGCCGATGGCAACCGGCTCGTAG